The genomic window GGCTTTACGACGAGAAGGACATAACACTTAAGGGTCTCGAAGTGGCGAGGAAATGCGATAGGGTTTTTGCGGAGTTCTACACCTCACTCCTTGCGGGGACAAGTATAGACAGGATTGAAGAGCTCATAGGCAAGCCGATAGTTAGGTTGAGCAGAGAAGACGTGGAGCTGAACTTCGAGAAAATTGTTCTCCCCGATGCAAAGGAAAAGGACGTTGCTTTTCTTACCGCCGGCGACCCGATGGTGGCGACGACGCATTCCGACCTGAGGATTAGGGCCAAAAAAGCTGGAGTTGAGAGCTACGTTATCCACGCCCCTAGCATATACTCGGCGGTGGCAATCACGGGACTCCAGATTTACAAGTTCGGAAAGAGTGTTACAGTGGCTTACCCCGAGAAGAACTGGTTCCCGACAAGTCACTACGACGTCATAAAGGAGAACCGCGAGAGGGGTCTTCACACGCTCCTGTTCCTCGACATAAAGGCCAACCAGAACCGCTACATGACGGCAAATGAGGCTATGGATATACTCCTGAAGGTCGAGGAGATTAAGAAAGTAGGGATTTTTACGCCCGAGACCCTCGTCGTGGTTCTGGCGA from Thermococcus sp. includes these protein-coding regions:
- the dph5 gene encoding diphthine synthase, which codes for MALYFIGLGLYDEKDITLKGLEVARKCDRVFAEFYTSLLAGTSIDRIEELIGKPIVRLSREDVELNFEKIVLPDAKEKDVAFLTAGDPMVATTHSDLRIRAKKAGVESYVIHAPSIYSAVAITGLQIYKFGKSVTVAYPEKNWFPTSHYDVIKENRERGLHTLLFLDIKANQNRYMTANEAMDILLKVEEIKKVGIFTPETLVVVLARAGSLNPTIRAGYVKDLINEDFGRQPHVLIVPGRLHIVEAEYLVEFANAPEEILEEV